ATACTTATTGAGAAATCAAACCAGGATAAACTTTTTGATGACAAAGAGTTAGCTAACTGGCCGCTGGCTTTTCAGCCTAACCGGCAGCAGGTTTAATTAGCTGCAGTTCAATACCCATTCTGATGGCATGTTTTGCGTTCATGACGCCCAGTTTTTTAACAACATTGCCAATATGGAATTTTACGGTGCTTACTTTGATATCCAGAATAAGCGCTATTTCCTGGTACGTTTTTCCAACGCTGGCCCAGTAAAGGATTTCATTTTCACGCGGTGAGAACATATCTTTACTTACCTGTTTTTTACTGGCAGCGTTATCTTCCTTCTCTTTATATAACGAGATCACTTTGTCATGCGCATTGATCAATAACATCTGTAAGTTGGCCTGATGCTGCGCAACAATCTCTTCGGTTTCATGCACACGGTTTTCATTCATTAAAATCGAAAGCAATGCCAGGTTATTGTAATAATCATGTAAAACAAATGTATGACCATTAACAATCTTATAGGTTTTAGAGAGATTAAAAATTTTGGAAAAGTTGAGCTCGTTATTGATGGTAATATTTTCATCCCATGAGAACGGCGAAATCCGGGTGAAAGAGGCAATAACGACCGGATCAATTTGTTGATAATTATTTTCTTTATAAATCTCCACCCACTCTTTGGGGTAGTTTGAAATAATCACCATGTCAGCTGGGTTCTTTTTATTCAAAACCATATAGGCATATTTTAAATCACCAAGCTGACTGAGTTCGCTATCGAAATAGTGCTGTGCGGTGTCGATGATCGCCTGATTTTCTGAAAAAAATAGTGACATCCATAACCTCAAAATAACGTTGTATCGTCCTTAATCTGCCCGCTAATGCAGGACCCTATACTAAAGTCTAACTTACATCTATATTACATGTATCGTAAAGTGTATGAAAGTAAAAGACAAAGAATAAATTTTAAGCAAAAAAAAACCTGACCATATGAGATCAGGTTGCCATTTGGCCAACACCAGGGAAAATTTATTTAAAAATTATCATACAGTTAACTATATCTCGTCAAGGTAATCCCTCATTCTGTAATGATATATCCATATAACCGTTTTACTCCTTCATCATCCGTTTCGGTATACACTCCCTGCAATTCCGGTGAAAAACCAGGCAGCAGGTTGATCCCCGCCTCCAGCGCCAGAAAGTAACGTAACGCTGCTCCGCCCCACACTTCGCCTGGCACCACGCACAGCACGCCGGGGGGATAAGGCAATGCGCCCTCTGCGGCAATCAAGCCCTCCGCCTGCGCGACCGGCACCAGCTCAACGTTTCCCCGAATAAATGCCTGATTCGCATCCTGCGCATTCATCCTGACCTGCGGCAAACTGGCCTGACGAAACATTGCTTTTTGCAGATCTTTTACGCCATGGCTTACATATAAATCGTGCATTTCCTGACATAAACGCCGCAGCCGGTAGCCGCTATAGCGTTCGGCATGCTTGCTGTATAGGACCGGCAACACTTCACTCATGGGCGAATCATTGCGGATATGCTGCTCAAAACGCACCAGCATCGCTACCAAATGCGCCATCTTTTCGGCACTTTCCGCCGGGGTTAACAGGAAAAGAATGGAATTCAGATCGCACTTCTCCGGCACGATACCGTTTTCACGCAGGTAGTTAGCCAGAATGGTTGCCGGAATGCCAAAGCCGCTATATTCGCCGCTGGCGGCATCGATACCGGGCGTGGTGAGCAATAGCTTACAAGGATCGATCAGATACTGATCCGCTGCGTAACCCGCAAATCCATGCCATGATTCATCCGGCGCGAAGCTAAAATAGCGGGCGTCGCGGGCGATCTGTTCAGTAGATGCCGCCTGCCACGGCTGCCCATCCACGCTTTCCGGTATAAAGGGACGAATCAGGCTGCAATGGGTCAGGATCGCTTTACGTGCGTCAATGCCCAGCGTAACGCATTCATGCCAGAGCCGTCGCCCTGCCGCGCCCTGATGCATTTTAGCGTTCACGTCCAGCGCGGCGAACAGCGGATAAAAGGGGCTGGTTGAAGCGTGCAGCATAAACGCATTATTAAGCCGCTTATGGCTGCAAAAACGCCGCTGCCCGCGAATATGATTATCCTTTTTATGGATCTGCGACGTTTGGGAAAAGCCGGCCTGCTGTTTGTGTACCGACTGGGTAACGAAAATGCCCGGGTCGTTTTCATTCAATTCAAGCAGCAGCGGCGAGCAGGGCTCCATCACCGGGATAAACTGCTCATAGCCGACCCAGGCGGAATCAAACAGAATGTAATCACACAGGTGACCGATGCGATCGATTACCTGACGGGCGTTATAGACCGTGCCGTCATAGGTGCCCAGTTGAATGATCGCCAGACGAAACGGTCTGGCCTCGCCGGCGCGCTGCGGCGCAACGCGGCGCAGCTGCTCGCGCAGGTACGCCTCATCAAAGCAGTGCGCGTCTATGCCGCCGATAAAACCGAAGGGGTTGCGCGCCGCTTCCAGATAAACCGGCGTAGCGCCTGCCTGGATCAGCGCGCCGTGATGGTTGGACTTATGGTTATTACGATCGAACAGCACCAGATCGCCACGCGTTAGCAGCGCGTTGGTAACCACTTTGTTGGCGCTGGAGGTGCCGTTCAGCACAAAATAGGTTTTGTCGGCGTTAAACACTTTGGCGGCAAATTTCTGCGCATCCTTCGCCGATCCCTCATGAATCAATAGATCGCCCAGTCTGACATCCGCATTACACATATCAGAGCGAAACAGGTTCTCGCCGTAAAAATCATAAAACTGACGTCCCGCCGGGTGCTTGCGGAAAAACGCGCCGCCCTGATGCCCAGGACAGGCGAAGGTGCTGTTACGCATGGCGACATATTTTGTCAGCGTATCAAAGAACGGCGGCAGCAGCGTCGCTTCATAATTATCCGCCGCCAGCGTCAGCTCTGTTAGTGATTCAGCGCTACCATCCAGCAGGCCGCTCACCTGCGGCAAATCCGCCGCCTCGCTGGCCTGTGCCGTCGCGATAAAAACCGGAAACGTAAAGCCGGTATGACGTAATAACCCCAACACGCCGCTGCGCGCGTCCGCAACGGAGACGACAACCGCCGCCACATCGGTAAAATCGGTCTTATCGAGCGTAACGATCTCGCGTCCGACGGTAAGTGAGGGCACCAGCGCGGCGCTGGCAGCTATTTTCAATGGTGTCATAACACAAATCCTCAGGCCTCAAGGATGAGCGGGTGCGCAAGGCACGGCAATGGGAAGCAGTTTCCCGGCGAAAGATGTCGGGAGGATGCAAAGCAGAATGAGTTTCAGCTGCAACCGATAGACATCAGTAAAACCAGAGCGCATCTGTTTTTACTCATGTCCAACAGGGAGCGTAAATTAGCTTCACCGCATGGTGAACAACGCGCGTGCCGAAAGGGAAAAGGAGGTGCGTCCACGCCGCGAGCGGCAGTGAGGAGAGCAGCGGCGCAGGGCCAGCAGCGTTCCGGACATAGCGATAACCCCGCGATAACAATGGATGATAAAAGAGGCGACATCATGTCATTTTTTATTACCGCGAACAACCCTACCGAATGAATAATTAATCAACATGAAAAATATAAAATCATTAATAAATAAGGGAATAATAAATAATCATTGTTTTTTATCATCATAATTTTGATGTTTTATTCATCGCGCTGACCATTTAGCTTTAACAGAATATGCTGCACATCTCGCCCCTGCTTTAACATTCATTGACGCTGCGCTCACCGCTCCGCATGATGTTTTTACTGAAGTCTGACGCTCACTGAATAGATGAGGTAACTATGACAAGCTTGTACCAGCCGGTAAAAATCGGCGCGCTGGAATTGAAAAACCGTATCGTTATGGCGCCGCTGACGCGGATGCGCGCGGTGGAAGCGCGCACCCCGAATGAGATCATGCTTAAGCACTACGTACAGCGCGCCAGCGCAGGACTGATCGTTACCGAAGCCACGTCGATATCGCCGCAGGGCGTAGGCTATCCCAACACGCCGGGCATCTGGAGCGAAGAACAGGTGGCGGGCTGGCGCGATATCACCGATGCGGTGCATCAGGCCGGCGGCAAAATCGTTATCCAGCTGTGGCATGTTGGCCGCGTTTCCGATCCCATTCATCTTAACGGCGAACTGCCGGTAGCCCCATCGGCCATTGCGCCTGAAGGCCACGTCACGCTGGTGCGTCCACAGCGCCCTTATGTCACGCCGCGTGCGCTGGAAACCGAGGAAATTGCCGGTATCGTAGAAGATTATCGCCGGGCGGCGGAAAACGCCAAACGAGCAGGCTTTGATGGCATCGATCTGCATGCCGCCAACGGCTATTTGATCGACCAGTTTCTGCATGACGGCTCTAACCAGCGTCATGACCAATACGGCGGTCCGATCGAAAACCGTGCCCGCTTCCTGCTGGAAGTGATTGATGCGATCCTACAGGTCTGGTCTGCCGACCGCGTCGGGGTGCACCTTAACCTGATGTCTAATAGCTATTCCATGTCCGATTCCAATCCGCGCGCGCTGTTTGGCTATGTCGCAGAGCAGCTCAATGCGCGTCAGCTGGCGTTTATTTTTGCCCGTGAAGCGTTAACTCAGGCGGAGCCAATCGGACCGTTAGTGCGTGAGAAGTTTAGCGGCGCGTTTATTGCCAATGACGGTATTACGCGTGAAGAAGCGGAAAAGCTGATCGCGGAAGGCCGGGCCGATGCCGTAAGCTTTGGCAAACTCTATATCGCGAATCCGGATCTGGTGGCGCGCTTTGCTCATCAGGCGCCGTTAAACCCGTTAGACAATGAGAATATCTATCGGATGGAGCCGCCATACGACCGCGGCTACACCGATTATCCTCTCCTCGCCGATTAAGATGTTCCCGGAGCGCCAGCGGCGTTCCGGGAACTTTCTTTATCGTGCGGCGCTAACCCGCCAGACGGTATCGCCGGCATCATCCGCAATCAGCACGCCGCCCAGCTTATCCATCGCCAGGCCAACCGGCAGCCCCCTGACTTCCTTATGGTCATCGCTCAGGAATCCGGTCACTACCGGCTCCGGCTTGCCTACCGGGCGGCCATTCTGGAAAGCGACAAACGACACGCGATAGCCGTTCAGCGGCGTGCGGTCCCAGCTGCCATGTTCACTAATAAAGGCCCCGCCGTGATATTTTTCCGGCAGGCTGGTACCGGTATAAAACATCAGGCCCAGCGGCGCAACATGCGAGCTAAGCGCATAGTCCGGTTTAATCGCCTTTTGCACCAGGTCAGGGCGCTGCGGCATCACACGATGATCGATATGCTGACCAAAATAGCTGTAGGGCCAGCCATAGAATCCGCCTTCCTGTACCGAGGTCAAATAGTCGGGCACCAGATCGGCGCCGATCTCGTCACGTTCGTTAACAATCGCCCAGAGTTTGCCGGTCTGCGGCTCCCATTGCAGCCCGGTGGGATTACGCAGGCCGCTGGCGTAAATCCGGCTGCCGCCGGTGGCGGTATCCACTTCCAGCACCGCCGCCCGACGATATTCTGCGCCGATGCCATTTTCAACAATATTACTGTTGGAGCCGACGCCCACATAGAGTTTGCTGCCATCCGGACTGGCCAGTAACGATTTCGTCCAGTGATGGTTCAACGGCCCGCCCGGCAGATCGGTCAGTTCGCTACCGGGGTCGGTAATACGCGTCGCGCCTTCCTGATAGCGATAGCGCATAATATTATCGGCATTAGCCACGTAGAGCGTATCGCCCACCAACTGTACGCCAAACGGCGAATGCAGGTTTTCCAGGAAGATATGTTTCTCCCAGGTGACGCCATCGCCGCTGGTATTACGCAGCAGCGTAATCCGGTTGCCGCCCTTGCCGCCTTTCCCGGACGATTTTTGCACCATGCCCATCACCAGCTGTTTCGGCATACTTACCGGCTCCGTACCGGGACTGTTGGCCTCCACCACCAGCACATCGTTATTAGGCAGAACATAGACCTGACGAGGATGCATTAAACCCTCCGCCACTTTAGTAATTTGCAGGCCGCTGGCGACCTTCGGCGCCTCGCCCTGCTTCCAGGCCACCCCTTTCGGCACCTGCATCGGCGGCATCAAAAAGTCTTGCGCCTTCGGCAATACCGGATCGGGCCCCATCTGCTGGCTGGGATCGACCGAAGCCTGTTCATCGCAGCCGCTTAACAGCAGCGCGGAAGAGACGGCGAGCAACAGTAATTTTTTCATCGTGCTGCTCCTTCTGTCGTACGCAGGCGCAAGGCCAGCTGAATATTGGCCAGGCAAAGTAGCGCCACCACCAGCGTTGAGAGGATCACGCCCGCGGGCACCACGGCGTAAGCATCGCGGCTGTGAACAAAGGCATTAAAAATCGCCAGTACGATCGCCACGAGATTGGCCCAGAAGTGAATTTTTACCGGCGACGTTTGCGCCCATGAGGCACCGACCCAAACCTGCACCAGATTAATCAGCCGGGGAATGATGGCGATAATCAATCCAAAGGCGATAAGCCAGCTGGCGCTTTTGGTCCACATCGGGTTGTAACTATTCAGATAAATAATGTCAAAAATCCAGGCTGCGGCGAAAAAGCCCAGCGGAACAGGATTAAGTAATTCATACAACGCCACTGCAAGCGCAGAGTGACGTCTGGTAGCAAAGGGGTTCATTAGCAGGCTCCTGAGGTAACGAAAAAGATCGGCAGCAAGGGATCTACTGCCGTCGCGCTATCCTGAAAAAGCGTAGTAAAAATAACCCCTTTCGGTTAAGGATCCGGCAAAAATAGGCAACATTAACCCTAATGCGCACGAAAGGCCCTTGTGGCAAAGATATGTCTTAGATATGTTTCTGCTCTTACTTCACCATGAGATTATCACTATGAGCGCAGAGACGTTTACTCAGGACTGGCCCCTCCCCACCCGTAAAAAAAATCAGCTCAGGCTGCGCCAGCTGCGCGTTCTGCATAAGACGCACATTGGCAGCTTTTATCGTATTTGCTTAACCGGCGAAGACCTGCAGGGCTTTATCTCCCACAGCTTCGACGACCATATCAAACTCTTTTTCCCGGATGCCGACAGCGGCGAACTGGTGTTGCCGGAAATCAGCGATCAGGGCGTGGTGTGGCCGGAAGGCAAACGTCCGCAGTCGCGCGACTATACGCCGCTGTGCTGGGACGCAGGGGCCAATACGCTGACCATCGATTTCTTTATTCATCCTGGCGGTCTTGCCAGCGCCTGGGCGGAAAAGGCGCAGCCCGGCGATCCGCTGGTGATTGGCGGCCCGCGTGGCTCTTTCTGTATGCCGCTGGACTATGCGTTTCAGCTCTATCTGTGCGATGAGTCCAGCCTGCCGGCGCTGAACCGCCGTCTGGCGGAGATCGCAGCAGCACAGGTAGAGGCAGAGATTCACGTGATGATCATGGCGGATGAAGCGCAGAGCAGAACTTATCTGCCGTCGCTGACGGGCGTAACCTGTCACTTCCTGCCGGCAGGCGATGTGGATGCCGCGCAGCAGGCGCTGCAACAGTTGCCCATTCCGCAGCAGGGCTATTTTCTATGGCTGACAGGCGAAGGCGACCGGGTAAAAACGCTGATTGACTATCTCACCGGGGAACGTCAGATCAATGAAAACTATCTACGCGGCGTCGCCTACTGGCATCAAAAATAAGCTTTTTGCCCGGCAGGGAATGCCGGGATAATAGTTACAGATTGAATACCGTATTAAAGGGAAATGCCTGATGAAAGATAAAAACAGTTCTGCTTTTTTTGCCTATAAAAAACGTAAAGAACGGCTGCTGGATGCTACGGAAGTGCGCCTGCTTATCCTGAGCATTTTAAAGACACGAGCGGCGCACGGCTATGAGATTATTAAGGCGATTGAAGAACTGTCGCGCGGTGAATATACGCCCAGCCCCAGCCTGATTTACCCTAACCTGACGCTGTTGGAAGAGATGGGCTACGTCAACGCGGAAACGGAAGAGAACAACAAAAAAAACCATGGGATTACTGCCGAGGGGAAAGATTTTCTTCAGCAGCAGCAGACTCAGTTGCAAAGCGTGATCGCTCGCATGCAATCGCTGGCGGTGCTGGCAAATAATCGCAGCCTGCCAGAGGTACAGCGTGCCATTCATAATATGCGCACCGCGTTGAATACCCGCCTGGCTGAAGAGAATATCTCACAGCAGTCGCTATACGCGATTATCGATGTGCTGGATGAAGCGGCGAAAAAGATCGAACGCAGTTAGCCGAAAGGAAACTCGCCGCCGACAGGGCCGGAGGCGAGTGAATAGCGATTAATCGCTGGTGCGATAGCGTTCCAGCCAGTGCGCGTACGGCGCAGGCAGCACCCATGACGCTTTATCTTCTTTTAGCGCCAGTGCGGCTTTGTAAGGCCAGTGCGGATCCGCCAGGTGAGCGCGGCCCACCATCACCAGATCCAGCTGCTGCTCTTCCACGGTACGGTTAGCAATCGCCGGCGCATCGATGCCCCAGGCGGAAGCGACTGGAATCTGTGCTTCACGGCGCACGCGTTCCGCGATCGGCGCCAGGAAGGCCGGGCCCCACGGAATGTTGGCATCCGGCGTAGAGAAACCGATGCTAACGCTCAGCAGATCCAGACCGCCGGCACGCATCTGACGCGTCACTTCGATCGATTCCTGCAGCGTTTCTTCATCACGGCCATCATACTCAATCACGCCAAAGCGTGCGGTCAGCGGCAGGTTTTCCGGCCATACGTGACGCACCGCTTCCAGTGTTTCCAGCATAAAGCGGCTGCGTCCGGCAAGGTCGCCGCCGTACTGGTCCTGGCGCTGGTTAGCCTGCACGGAGAAGAAACTCTGCGCCAGATAGCCGTGCGCAAAGTGCAGCTCCAGCCATTCAAAACCGGCATCGCGTGCGCGACGGGCGGCCGTAGCAAAGTCTTCACGTACGCGGGCGATATCGTCCAGCGTCATCGCTTTCGGCACCTGCGGCAGGTTAGCGCCAAAGGCCACGGCGGAAGGTGCGATAGTTTCCCAGCCACGACCGTCGTCGGCAGCGATATGATCATCGCCTTCCCACGGACGGTTGGCGCTTGCTTTACGTCCGGCGTGTGCGATCTGAATGCCCGGTACGGCGCCTGCCGCTTTAATATCCCGGGCGATCTGCGCCAGCTTTTCCGCCTGCTCGTCATTCCAGATACCCAGGCAGCCGGGGGTGATACGCCCTTCCGGCGCTACCGCCGTCGCCTCGACAATCACCAGACCCGCGCCGCCGCGCGCCAGGCCGTTGTAGTGTACGCGATGCCAGTCGTTGATCAGACCGTCGGTAGCGGTGTACTGACACATCGGCGGAACCGCAATGCGGTTGCGCAGCGTCACGTCTTTCAAAGAAAACGGTGAAAATAAACCTGACATTTAAACCTCTTGCGTTCAGGAAAAATGAATATGGCCGAGCCGATCGGCCCAGACAGAAGACCGATAATAGCCCGCCCCTATTTTTTAAACTTCACCGTATTTGCTACGCATCATATTCTCGATCTCCTCCAGGCTTTTGCCGCGGGTTTCCGGTAGCAGGAAGTAAACGAAAATGAAGGAACCGATATTCAGCAGCACAAACAGGAAGAAAGTCTGGTTACCGATCAGGTTCAGCATCAGCGGGAAGGCGAACGCTACGGTGGCATTACATATCCACTGAAACGAGACAGCGGTACCGGCCAGCGCGCCGCGAATTTTCATCGGGAACAACTCTGACATCAGCAGCCAGTAAACTGGCGAGATGCACATCTGCATAAAAAACAGGAATACCAGAATGCAGCCCAGCGCCAGATAGCTTTGCATTAGATTCTGCGGCAGCAAAGTTAGCGTCAGGCCCAGCGCCACCTGCGTCAGGATAACGATGATCAGACCGGTCATCAGCATGCGTCGACGGCTAAAACGGCTTACTGCCCAGATCCCCACCAGCGTCGCCAGCACCGATACCACGCCATTACCGATGGTGGCGGCAATGGACGCATTAGTGCCCATTCCGGTGGTTTTCAGGATAATCGGCGTGTAATACATAAAGGCATTTACGCCGGTAAACTGCGCAACAAAGCCCAGACCACAGCCGGTCAGCAGCAGGCGGATCACCCAGCGCTCTTTGAGCAACTCCTTCACCGAAGGTCCTTTACGCGCCAGTTTCTCCTGCTTGCGCATCTCTGCCATCTCTTTGCGGATCTCGCGCGGCGTTTCCCTGAGTTTTTTAAGTACTTTCAGCGCCTCGGTGAAGCGACCTTCCGCCACCAGCCAGTGCGGCGAGGCGGGCACAAAGAAGGTACCGATAAACAACAGGATGCCCGGCACCATCGCCAACGCCAGCATATAGCGCCAGATATGCGGATCGTGCAGCGTATAACTCATGATGGTGCTCACCACATAGGCCAGCAACTGACCGCTGACAATCATCAACTCGTTGCGGCTAACCAGCGGCGCGCGGCGCTTAGGCCCGGCGATTTCGGCAATAAACACCGGCACGGTGGCAGAGCCGCCGCCGACGGCAATCCCCAGCACAAAGCGCATCGCCACCATCACCGGCACCGACGGCGCAACGGCGGTGCCCAGCGCTCCGGCGATAAACAGTAGCGCCAGACTGCGCAGCGTCATGCGGCGACCAAAACGATCCGACATAAAGCCGCTAAGGAACGAGCCCAGCGCCGCGCCGAAAATCAACGATGAGGCGACCAGCCCCTCAGTGAAAGAGTTCAGCCCCAGCCCGCCCTGCGAAGGCGCAGCGGACATAAAGGGTAAAGAGCCGGAAATGATGCCGGTATCGTAGCCGAAGGCGAGCGCGCCCATGGTTGCGACCAGCACCACCAGAAAAATGCGTTGTCGCACAGTGTCTTTAGTTTCCGTCTCCTGTACGGATGACGGCTCAGATGGATAATCGGTCATAGTGCTCCCTGTTATTAATTTTGTAATGTTTTGTGCAGATGTTGTTGTTTGAAACTAAAGGGATTTGCTCCACCGAAAGAGAGAAAGGTAAAGATAAGTCTAAACCGGCTTCGCTGAAACCGCCTGTTTCCGTGACAGGAATCACAATGAAAAGGGTACAGACGAACAATAAACAGGCAGGCGGGTAAAATTTGTTCGCTCAAACGTTGTCCATTGCTTATCCGCGTAACGTCATCTCCATCTCGCCATGCTATAAATTAATTTTGTTAATATTTACCTTGTCACAGCCTATCGCTCTCCCGTTTAAATAATCTAACGCTTTCTCTCGGCTTCACCTGCGCCACTTATTAAGCACCCATCATCGGCGTTCAGCGATAACCAGCTGCGCGAATCAACGTTCCCTGCGTGAATTTTTTGCCATAAATTCTTTTCGCCGTCGCCGCTATTCTTCAGCCAATGCCCCTCTTAATGTTAAATATTAATGATTAATTTCGCGATTTAACGTGCAAAGGCATTACCGACATTGTGAAAATTTTGTCTTTTAAACGTAACAAAAAATAAACAAATCTTGCCTATAGTGGCTGCTCTTTCACCCAGGAGGC
This Mixta hanseatica DNA region includes the following protein-coding sequences:
- a CDS encoding PQQ-dependent sugar dehydrogenase — translated: MKKLLLLAVSSALLLSGCDEQASVDPSQQMGPDPVLPKAQDFLMPPMQVPKGVAWKQGEAPKVASGLQITKVAEGLMHPRQVYVLPNNDVLVVEANSPGTEPVSMPKQLVMGMVQKSSGKGGKGGNRITLLRNTSGDGVTWEKHIFLENLHSPFGVQLVGDTLYVANADNIMRYRYQEGATRITDPGSELTDLPGGPLNHHWTKSLLASPDGSKLYVGVGSNSNIVENGIGAEYRRAAVLEVDTATGGSRIYASGLRNPTGLQWEPQTGKLWAIVNERDEIGADLVPDYLTSVQEGGFYGWPYSYFGQHIDHRVMPQRPDLVQKAIKPDYALSSHVAPLGLMFYTGTSLPEKYHGGAFISEHGSWDRTPLNGYRVSFVAFQNGRPVGKPEPVVTGFLSDDHKEVRGLPVGLAMDKLGGVLIADDAGDTVWRVSAAR
- a CDS encoding DUF2231 domain-containing protein, producing the protein MNPFATRRHSALAVALYELLNPVPLGFFAAAWIFDIIYLNSYNPMWTKSASWLIAFGLIIAIIPRLINLVQVWVGASWAQTSPVKIHFWANLVAIVLAIFNAFVHSRDAYAVVPAGVILSTLVVALLCLANIQLALRLRTTEGAAR
- a CDS encoding LuxR family transcriptional regulator; this translates as MSLFFSENQAIIDTAQHYFDSELSQLGDLKYAYMVLNKKNPADMVIISNYPKEWVEIYKENNYQQIDPVVIASFTRISPFSWDENITINNELNFSKIFNLSKTYKIVNGHTFVLHDYYNNLALLSILMNENRVHETEEIVAQHQANLQMLLINAHDKVISLYKEKEDNAASKKQVSKDMFSPRENEILYWASVGKTYQEIALILDIKVSTVKFHIGNVVKKLGVMNAKHAIRMGIELQLIKPAAG
- a CDS encoding sugar porter family MFS transporter, which produces MTDYPSEPSSVQETETKDTVRQRIFLVVLVATMGALAFGYDTGIISGSLPFMSAAPSQGGLGLNSFTEGLVASSLIFGAALGSFLSGFMSDRFGRRMTLRSLALLFIAGALGTAVAPSVPVMVAMRFVLGIAVGGGSATVPVFIAEIAGPKRRAPLVSRNELMIVSGQLLAYVVSTIMSYTLHDPHIWRYMLALAMVPGILLFIGTFFVPASPHWLVAEGRFTEALKVLKKLRETPREIRKEMAEMRKQEKLARKGPSVKELLKERWVIRLLLTGCGLGFVAQFTGVNAFMYYTPIILKTTGMGTNASIAATIGNGVVSVLATLVGIWAVSRFSRRRMLMTGLIIVILTQVALGLTLTLLPQNLMQSYLALGCILVFLFFMQMCISPVYWLLMSELFPMKIRGALAGTAVSFQWICNATVAFAFPLMLNLIGNQTFFLFVLLNIGSFIFVYFLLPETRGKSLEEIENMMRSKYGEV
- a CDS encoding siderophore-interacting protein, translating into MSAETFTQDWPLPTRKKNQLRLRQLRVLHKTHIGSFYRICLTGEDLQGFISHSFDDHIKLFFPDADSGELVLPEISDQGVVWPEGKRPQSRDYTPLCWDAGANTLTIDFFIHPGGLASAWAEKAQPGDPLVIGGPRGSFCMPLDYAFQLYLCDESSLPALNRRLAEIAAAQVEAEIHVMIMADEAQSRTYLPSLTGVTCHFLPAGDVDAAQQALQQLPIPQQGYFLWLTGEGDRVKTLIDYLTGERQINENYLRGVAYWHQK
- a CDS encoding alkene reductase — its product is MTSLYQPVKIGALELKNRIVMAPLTRMRAVEARTPNEIMLKHYVQRASAGLIVTEATSISPQGVGYPNTPGIWSEEQVAGWRDITDAVHQAGGKIVIQLWHVGRVSDPIHLNGELPVAPSAIAPEGHVTLVRPQRPYVTPRALETEEIAGIVEDYRRAAENAKRAGFDGIDLHAANGYLIDQFLHDGSNQRHDQYGGPIENRARFLLEVIDAILQVWSADRVGVHLNLMSNSYSMSDSNPRALFGYVAEQLNARQLAFIFAREALTQAEPIGPLVREKFSGAFIANDGITREEAEKLIAEGRADAVSFGKLYIANPDLVARFAHQAPLNPLDNENIYRMEPPYDRGYTDYPLLAD
- a CDS encoding PadR family transcriptional regulator encodes the protein MKDKNSSAFFAYKKRKERLLDATEVRLLILSILKTRAAHGYEIIKAIEELSRGEYTPSPSLIYPNLTLLEEMGYVNAETEENNKKNHGITAEGKDFLQQQQTQLQSVIARMQSLAVLANNRSLPEVQRAIHNMRTALNTRLAEENISQQSLYAIIDVLDEAAKKIERS
- a CDS encoding NADH:flavin oxidoreductase/NADH oxidase; this encodes MSGLFSPFSLKDVTLRNRIAVPPMCQYTATDGLINDWHRVHYNGLARGGAGLVIVEATAVAPEGRITPGCLGIWNDEQAEKLAQIARDIKAAGAVPGIQIAHAGRKASANRPWEGDDHIAADDGRGWETIAPSAVAFGANLPQVPKAMTLDDIARVREDFATAARRARDAGFEWLELHFAHGYLAQSFFSVQANQRQDQYGGDLAGRSRFMLETLEAVRHVWPENLPLTARFGVIEYDGRDEETLQESIEVTRQMRAGGLDLLSVSIGFSTPDANIPWGPAFLAPIAERVRREAQIPVASAWGIDAPAIANRTVEEQQLDLVMVGRAHLADPHWPYKAALALKEDKASWVLPAPYAHWLERYRTSD
- a CDS encoding ornithine decarboxylase; amino-acid sequence: MTPLKIAASAALVPSLTVGREIVTLDKTDFTDVAAVVVSVADARSGVLGLLRHTGFTFPVFIATAQASEAADLPQVSGLLDGSAESLTELTLAADNYEATLLPPFFDTLTKYVAMRNSTFACPGHQGGAFFRKHPAGRQFYDFYGENLFRSDMCNADVRLGDLLIHEGSAKDAQKFAAKVFNADKTYFVLNGTSSANKVVTNALLTRGDLVLFDRNNHKSNHHGALIQAGATPVYLEAARNPFGFIGGIDAHCFDEAYLREQLRRVAPQRAGEARPFRLAIIQLGTYDGTVYNARQVIDRIGHLCDYILFDSAWVGYEQFIPVMEPCSPLLLELNENDPGIFVTQSVHKQQAGFSQTSQIHKKDNHIRGQRRFCSHKRLNNAFMLHASTSPFYPLFAALDVNAKMHQGAAGRRLWHECVTLGIDARKAILTHCSLIRPFIPESVDGQPWQAASTEQIARDARYFSFAPDESWHGFAGYAADQYLIDPCKLLLTTPGIDAASGEYSGFGIPATILANYLRENGIVPEKCDLNSILFLLTPAESAEKMAHLVAMLVRFEQHIRNDSPMSEVLPVLYSKHAERYSGYRLRRLCQEMHDLYVSHGVKDLQKAMFRQASLPQVRMNAQDANQAFIRGNVELVPVAQAEGLIAAEGALPYPPGVLCVVPGEVWGGAALRYFLALEAGINLLPGFSPELQGVYTETDDEGVKRLYGYIITE